One window of Perca fluviatilis chromosome 12, GENO_Pfluv_1.0, whole genome shotgun sequence genomic DNA carries:
- the LOC120569371 gene encoding uncharacterized protein LOC120569371 isoform X1, with protein MEERVPVGCGAQTRKGDKHCLQDLRLVLLGHDWLEKSLTGNTILGRQMFDISRDVKMCVRRQGVLDNGRTVIVVNSPERWIHYSVREPGLVNNNMAACMAMCPPGPHAFLMVIPISPHRGREWTVEGPLELLNDTVWRNTIVIFTRCERLKGLSVEGYTARHRFLRAVLERCGHRYHLLDTSIWGEDDDAQVVELLEKIDIMVAANIKAEGVGFVTTNEKVSRITGMERKEVEERAILRRMNVQRGRSTLRSLMEESPPISVLRVLITGPKQVGKSSAGNTILGEDVFPAGHPTSECTERRGDVHKKQVTVIEAPGWHGRYCSEDTPRVVQQQITHSASLCAPISHAVLVVVRCDESFTETDRLKAEEHLNLLGVWGCTRVIVLFTWGDKLGVTPIEEHIERWPALQWLVDKCGNRYHVFDNLNRVGDIQVRELLSKIEETEVGNDTEQLLRSFMKLQESNKKLDQIYQKKMRQLKKARRANDLLRQAIEEQERILEDMIKTAKEKDEQIEALKAAREKESGERANKDAEEEIGRRLVEAERENNQRKQVIIRKDKMITSLSERCAENDDVIKATKQSSEVEKDVLKERVMEQEKEAAAFEKKCEKKDKELDQMMMNHKREANELKETIEQLKRENEDTKKVLKATIEGMQMHYPKKQTDRANETKKVHFHKGNHHRETMTDLKSLEELGKQQKWASMVPLTHHGNTARPKTEQKRPVVLDNDIMLREKRVTANQVWQLEANWTPSWLRAGGAALGAAAGTLAASSRLATGISTRSAVGASAGALLGCLLVQGVRPQQGKMESDANSK; from the exons GGGACAAACACTGTCTTCAGGACCTAAGGCTTGTCCTCTTGGGGCACGACTGGCTGGAAAAGAGTTTGACAGGAAACACCATCCTCGGCCGACAAATGTTTGATATCAGCAGAGACGTGAAGATGTGTGTTAGGAGACAGGGTGTTCTCGACAATGGCCGTACAGTTATTGTTGTCAACAGCCCTGAAAGGTGGATCCACTACTCTGTCCGAGAGCCCGGCCTGGTGAACAACAACATGGCAGCCTGCATGGCCATGTGCCCGCCAGGACCTCACGCCTTCCTCATGGTCATACCCATCAGCCCTCACCGAGGCAGGGAGTGGACAGTTGAGGGACCTCTTGAGCTGCTTAATGACACAGTTTGGAGAAACACGATAGTAATATTCACCAGATGTGAGAGACTGAAAGGATTGTCTGTAGAGGGTTACACTGCAAGACACAGGTTTCTCCGAGCAGTTTTGGAGAGGTGTGGACATAGATACCACCTTTTAGACACAAGCATTTGGGGAGAAGATGATGATGCTCAGGTTGTGGAACTTTTGGAGAAGATTGATATAATGGTTGCAGCCAACATAAAGGCAGAAGGAGTTGGTTTTGTGACTACAAACGAGAAAGTCTCCAGAATAACCGGGATGGAAAGGAAAGAGGTAGAAGAGAGGGCGATTCTGAGGCGAATGAATGTGCAGAGGGGCAGAAGCACACTCAGATCTCTAATGG AAGAGTCTCCTCCGATCTCAGTACTTCGAGTTCTCATCACAGGACCAAAGCAGGTTGGGAAGAGCTCGGCTGGAAACACCATTCTTGGCGAGGACGTATTTCCTGCTGGACATCCAACATCAGAGTGCACTGAGAGACGGGGTGACGTTCACAAAAAGCAAGTCACTGTGATTGAGGCTCCTGGCTGGCATGGGAGATACTGCTCAGAGGACACTCCACGGGTGGTACAACAGCAGATTACCCACAGCGCATCTCTGTGCGCCCCCATTTCCCATGCTGTCCTGGTGGTCGTACGCTGCGATGAGTCTTTCACTGAAACGGACCGGTTAAAGGCGGAGGAACACTTGAACTTGCTTGGAGTTTGGGGGTGCACTCGAGTCATCGTGCTGTTCACCTGGGGAGACAAACTGGGAGTCACTCCCATTGAGGAGCACATTGAGAGATGGCCTGCCCTTCAGTGGTTGGTGGACAAATGTGGGAATAGATATCATGTTTTTGATAACTTAAACAGGGTCGGAGACATTCAGGTTAGAGAACTGCTGTCGAAGATTGAGGAAACAGAGGTGGGGAATGACACTGAACAATTGTTGCGTAGTTTTATGAAACTCCAAGAAAGCAACAAGAAGCTGGATCAAATTTACCAAAAGAAAATGAGACAGCTCAAGAAGGCAAGGAGGGCGAATGATCTGCTGCGGCAAGCAAtcgaggagcaggagaggataTTAGAGGACATGATTAAAACAGCTAAAGAGAAGGATGAGCAGATCGAAGCTCTGAAAGCGGCGAGGGAGAAGGAGTCAGGAGAGAGAGCAAATAAAGACGCTGAAGAAGAGATTGGCAGAAGATTAGTGGAGGCTGAGAGGGAGAACAACCAGCGCAAACAAGTCATTATAAGGAAAGACAAAATGATAACAAGCCTGAGTGAAAGATGTGCTGAAAATGATGACGTGATTAAAGCTACAAAGCAAAGTAGTGAGGTAGAAAAGGACGTTCTGAAGGAAAGAGTGATGGAACAAGAGAAAGAGGCAGCAGCCTTTGagaaaaagtgtgaaaagaaagacaaagagctGGATCAAATGATGATGAATCACAAAAGAGAAGCAAATGAGCTTAAAGAGACAATTGAACAGCTGAAGAGAGAAAATGAAGATACAAAGAAGGTGTTGAAGGCCACAATTGAAGGGATGCAGATGCACTATCCGAAAAAACAAACTGATAGagcaaatgaaacaaaaaaggtGCACTTTCACAAAGGTAACCACCACAGGGAAACAATGACGGACCTCAAGTCATTGGAGGAGCTGGGTAAACAACAAAAATGGGCGTCCATGGTGCCATTAACCCACCATGGAAACACTGCTAGACCCA AGACAGAACAGAAAAGGCCAGTCGTGTTGGACAATGACATCATGCTACGTGAAAAG AGAGTGACTGCTAACCAAGTATGGCAACTTGAGGCCAACTGGACTCCGTCGTGGCTGAGGGCTGGAGGAGCTGCGCTGGGAGCTGCAGCTGGGACCCTTGCTGCTTCCTCCAGGCTGGCTACAGGGATTAGTACCAGGTCAGCTGTTGGGGCATCAGCTGGGGCTCTGCTGGGCTGCTTACTGGTCCAAGGAGTCAGGCCCCAGCAGGGGAAAATGGAGTCAGACGCCAACAGCAAATGA
- the LOC120569371 gene encoding uncharacterized protein LOC120569371 isoform X2 has product MEERVPVGCGAQTRKGDKHCLQDLRLVLLGHDWLEKSLTGNTILGRQMFDISRDVKMCVRRQGVLDNGRTVIVVNSPERWIHYSVREPGLVNNNMAACMAMCPPGPHAFLMVIPISPHRGREWTVEGPLELLNDTVWRNTIVIFTRCERLKGLSVEGYTARHRFLRAVLERCGHRYHLLDTSIWGEDDDAQVVELLEKIDIMVAANIKAEGVGFVTTNEKVSRITGMERKEVEERAILRRMNVQRGRSTLRSLMESPPISVLRVLITGPKQVGKSSAGNTILGEDVFPAGHPTSECTERRGDVHKKQVTVIEAPGWHGRYCSEDTPRVVQQQITHSASLCAPISHAVLVVVRCDESFTETDRLKAEEHLNLLGVWGCTRVIVLFTWGDKLGVTPIEEHIERWPALQWLVDKCGNRYHVFDNLNRVGDIQVRELLSKIEETEVGNDTEQLLRSFMKLQESNKKLDQIYQKKMRQLKKARRANDLLRQAIEEQERILEDMIKTAKEKDEQIEALKAAREKESGERANKDAEEEIGRRLVEAERENNQRKQVIIRKDKMITSLSERCAENDDVIKATKQSSEVEKDVLKERVMEQEKEAAAFEKKCEKKDKELDQMMMNHKREANELKETIEQLKRENEDTKKVLKATIEGMQMHYPKKQTDRANETKKVHFHKGNHHRETMTDLKSLEELGKQQKWASMVPLTHHGNTARPKTEQKRPVVLDNDIMLREKRVTANQVWQLEANWTPSWLRAGGAALGAAAGTLAASSRLATGISTRSAVGASAGALLGCLLVQGVRPQQGKMESDANSK; this is encoded by the exons GGGACAAACACTGTCTTCAGGACCTAAGGCTTGTCCTCTTGGGGCACGACTGGCTGGAAAAGAGTTTGACAGGAAACACCATCCTCGGCCGACAAATGTTTGATATCAGCAGAGACGTGAAGATGTGTGTTAGGAGACAGGGTGTTCTCGACAATGGCCGTACAGTTATTGTTGTCAACAGCCCTGAAAGGTGGATCCACTACTCTGTCCGAGAGCCCGGCCTGGTGAACAACAACATGGCAGCCTGCATGGCCATGTGCCCGCCAGGACCTCACGCCTTCCTCATGGTCATACCCATCAGCCCTCACCGAGGCAGGGAGTGGACAGTTGAGGGACCTCTTGAGCTGCTTAATGACACAGTTTGGAGAAACACGATAGTAATATTCACCAGATGTGAGAGACTGAAAGGATTGTCTGTAGAGGGTTACACTGCAAGACACAGGTTTCTCCGAGCAGTTTTGGAGAGGTGTGGACATAGATACCACCTTTTAGACACAAGCATTTGGGGAGAAGATGATGATGCTCAGGTTGTGGAACTTTTGGAGAAGATTGATATAATGGTTGCAGCCAACATAAAGGCAGAAGGAGTTGGTTTTGTGACTACAAACGAGAAAGTCTCCAGAATAACCGGGATGGAAAGGAAAGAGGTAGAAGAGAGGGCGATTCTGAGGCGAATGAATGTGCAGAGGGGCAGAAGCACACTCAGATCTCTAATGG AGTCTCCTCCGATCTCAGTACTTCGAGTTCTCATCACAGGACCAAAGCAGGTTGGGAAGAGCTCGGCTGGAAACACCATTCTTGGCGAGGACGTATTTCCTGCTGGACATCCAACATCAGAGTGCACTGAGAGACGGGGTGACGTTCACAAAAAGCAAGTCACTGTGATTGAGGCTCCTGGCTGGCATGGGAGATACTGCTCAGAGGACACTCCACGGGTGGTACAACAGCAGATTACCCACAGCGCATCTCTGTGCGCCCCCATTTCCCATGCTGTCCTGGTGGTCGTACGCTGCGATGAGTCTTTCACTGAAACGGACCGGTTAAAGGCGGAGGAACACTTGAACTTGCTTGGAGTTTGGGGGTGCACTCGAGTCATCGTGCTGTTCACCTGGGGAGACAAACTGGGAGTCACTCCCATTGAGGAGCACATTGAGAGATGGCCTGCCCTTCAGTGGTTGGTGGACAAATGTGGGAATAGATATCATGTTTTTGATAACTTAAACAGGGTCGGAGACATTCAGGTTAGAGAACTGCTGTCGAAGATTGAGGAAACAGAGGTGGGGAATGACACTGAACAATTGTTGCGTAGTTTTATGAAACTCCAAGAAAGCAACAAGAAGCTGGATCAAATTTACCAAAAGAAAATGAGACAGCTCAAGAAGGCAAGGAGGGCGAATGATCTGCTGCGGCAAGCAAtcgaggagcaggagaggataTTAGAGGACATGATTAAAACAGCTAAAGAGAAGGATGAGCAGATCGAAGCTCTGAAAGCGGCGAGGGAGAAGGAGTCAGGAGAGAGAGCAAATAAAGACGCTGAAGAAGAGATTGGCAGAAGATTAGTGGAGGCTGAGAGGGAGAACAACCAGCGCAAACAAGTCATTATAAGGAAAGACAAAATGATAACAAGCCTGAGTGAAAGATGTGCTGAAAATGATGACGTGATTAAAGCTACAAAGCAAAGTAGTGAGGTAGAAAAGGACGTTCTGAAGGAAAGAGTGATGGAACAAGAGAAAGAGGCAGCAGCCTTTGagaaaaagtgtgaaaagaaagacaaagagctGGATCAAATGATGATGAATCACAAAAGAGAAGCAAATGAGCTTAAAGAGACAATTGAACAGCTGAAGAGAGAAAATGAAGATACAAAGAAGGTGTTGAAGGCCACAATTGAAGGGATGCAGATGCACTATCCGAAAAAACAAACTGATAGagcaaatgaaacaaaaaaggtGCACTTTCACAAAGGTAACCACCACAGGGAAACAATGACGGACCTCAAGTCATTGGAGGAGCTGGGTAAACAACAAAAATGGGCGTCCATGGTGCCATTAACCCACCATGGAAACACTGCTAGACCCA AGACAGAACAGAAAAGGCCAGTCGTGTTGGACAATGACATCATGCTACGTGAAAAG AGAGTGACTGCTAACCAAGTATGGCAACTTGAGGCCAACTGGACTCCGTCGTGGCTGAGGGCTGGAGGAGCTGCGCTGGGAGCTGCAGCTGGGACCCTTGCTGCTTCCTCCAGGCTGGCTACAGGGATTAGTACCAGGTCAGCTGTTGGGGCATCAGCTGGGGCTCTGCTGGGCTGCTTACTGGTCCAAGGAGTCAGGCCCCAGCAGGGGAAAATGGAGTCAGACGCCAACAGCAAATGA